The proteins below come from a single Pristiophorus japonicus isolate sPriJap1 chromosome 18, sPriJap1.hap1, whole genome shotgun sequence genomic window:
- the LOC139229314 gene encoding butyrophilin-like protein 2: protein MLFNHGEWWKTWEIKIQVVDRIIEASTTNRIMRLLPIFYLYALYLLPQLKSKNVEKLIDMTMIRYKSVVGVQEGHQFTALCNVSKVTSESGTFDIEWERTTDGYTLERVLHHSFSPNEEVVQYLTERVKARVRNSYLNATVSILNINPAILEDSGKYFCSVNGVKSLAITLFVCIPFKDIFIDYEPKEVVEGTEVSINCAAKKGYPEPYVQWIAGGNDISQKAVTIVEKLSNDTFDVKSSLVVSVKRGVKYACSIWNKYIENLLVDWVLPLPSATVYTPYKDIIGMVGNNVELICDVSIPENDPVTIAELGFYWVNKDPNSKEHLVYSFINEEENLVDQDPRYVNRAFLYWEDFLHGSPDLKIQNVSIEDMGEYICRVKNKETLIGEDLLELRVAAPYSDPVITYGKHNTNNFRNVFLICQTEGGFPLGNIRWLASNGKDLTSRSTTVIKVVNGSFKFRSGLHVSVAEGTRFSCDISNPWLSDKPSSTITFIS from the exons ATGCTATTCAACCATG gtgaaTGGTGGAAAACATGGGAAATTAAAATCCAGGTGGTGGACAGAATCATTGAAGCCTCAACTACCAACAGGATCATGAGACTTCTTccaattttttacctatatgcTTTGTACCTGTTGCCGCAGCTCAAAAGCAAAAACGTGGAAAAGCTAATTGATATGACTATGATTAGATACAAATCAGTTGTAGGAGTGCAAGAAGGTCATCAATTTACAGCACTGTGCAATGTCAGTAAGGTTACATCAGAATCAGGCACCTTTGATATTGAGTGGGAACGAACCACAGATGGCTACACCTTGGAGAGAGTGCTCCATCACTCATTCAGTCCTAATGAGGAAGTAGTCCAATATCTGACTGAAAGAGTCAAAGCAAGAGTGCGTAACAGCTATCTCAATGCAACTGTCTCCATCTTGAACATTAACCCAGCAATACTTGAGGACAGTGGGAAATATTTTTGCTCGGTCAATGGGGTCAAGAGCCTTGCTATTACTCTCTTTGTTTGTATACCATTTAAGGACATTTTTATAGACTATGAACCTAAAGAAGTAGTGGAAGGAACCGAAGTGTCAATAAACTGTGCAGCTAAGAAAGGATACCCTGAGCCCTATGTTCAGTGGATTGCTGGAGGTAATGACATTTCGCAAAAGGCAGTCACTATTGTGGAAAAATTATCCAATGATACATTTGATGTCAAAAGTTCTCTTGTGGTCAGTGTCAAGAGGGGAGTAAAGTATGCTTGCAGCATTTGGAATAAGTACATTGAAAACTTGCTGGTGGATTGGGTGTTGCCTTTGCCAAGTGCCACAGTCTACACACCATATAAGGACATAATAGGAATGGTTGGAAATAATGTTGAGCTAATTTGTGACGTTTCTATTCCGGAGAATGATCCAGTCACCATTGCTGAGTTGGGTTTCTACTGGGTCAACAAGGATCCCAATAGCAAGGAGCATTTGGTCTATTCTTTCATAAATGAAGAGGAAAACTTAGTTGATCAAGATCCAAGATATGTGAACCGGGCTTTCCTGTACTGGGAGGACTTTTTGCATGGGTCTCCAGACCTGAAGATACAAAATGTCTCGATTGAGGACATGGGAGAGTATATCTGTAGGGTTAAAAATAAAGAGACGTTGATTGGTGAAGATCTTTTGGAGCTTCGAGTAGCAGCACCCTATAGTGATCCAGTAATCACATACGGGAAACACAACACTAACAACTTCCGCAATGTGTTTCTCATCTGCCAGACTGAAGGAGGGTTTCCTCTCGGAAACATCAGATGGCTAGCAAGTAATGGCAAAGATCTCACCTCTCGCTCAACAACAGTCATAAAGGTGGTAAATGGATCTTTCAAATTCAGAAGTGGGCTGCATGTTTCAGTGGCCGAGGGAACTCGGTTCTCCTGTGACATATCAAACCCTTGGCTGTCAGACAAACCAAGCTCAACAATAACTTTTATTAGTTAA